A region from the Hippoglossus hippoglossus isolate fHipHip1 chromosome 16, fHipHip1.pri, whole genome shotgun sequence genome encodes:
- the smg5 gene encoding protein SMG5 encodes MSGPGQDSEPEAKVLLIKRLYRAVVESVHKLDVIIGSKASYREVFKPENISLRNKLRELCVKLMFLHPVDYGRKAEELLWRKVYYEVIQVIKTNKKHIHSRSALECAYRTHLIAGVGFYQHLLLYIQSHYQLELQECIDWTHVTDPLIGRKKPVSATPKEMEWAQMACHRCLVYLGDLARYQNELAGVEAEQLAERFYHQALSVMPHVGMPFNQLGTLAGSKFYNVEATYYYLRCIQSEAPFEGAYGNLKRLFDKAAKMYHQVKKQEMKKLSPSRQRSKDIKRLLVSFMYLQSLLQPKNSLMETELTSLCQSVLEDFNLVLFYLPPQPHGGTRHSLSEEEEEQQHADSSCPVLPDTLVFKMVVTCLMVVHSLKRGGSKQYSASIAFTLALFSHLVNHVNIRLQAELEEAESQVPPLQTDATDEPDKDLAAPPTEHSEEKPLQNGSLEQEDDEEEEEAKNADGCERVGAKKESSVEEQRKSEEDKQRQKKKYTRLSRLRRRRVARKDTRGEDESDLSEGFESEDEEDDEEEKGGGADSSGGTVTGTPLNSSTVRKEAKKAPQVEEGSWGSGSEEEEEGGTAFDVETDSDMNSQESRSDLEDIEDAESADNLEAQAQEHQEEEEDQEQPKEEGGDRDGDTPPTTNGPLLPSDSSISSNLQAMSSQLFQSKRCFRLAPTFSNMLLRPQASSSSGNPTPTDASAPPSQETPPPPPPPGESPCDITPGTANGTNEHDLDSDSEDSQHSAPSVHSEKTLLEKLEILTNQGLIQVVKVFIDWLRTNTDIILMCAQSSQSLWNRLSVLLNLLPDGSKMLEAELGLNAEVTQLLSECEQPGLVQSLLLPEDLALRHLPALSVAHRRLDFTHRNPSLSPLQECVVRVCCIRSFGHFLTNLQGNVLHFNPEAGIFTSISQSEQDNLVQQAKAQFRMAEEEARRNRLMRDMAQLRLQLEVSQLEGSLQQPKAQSSMSPYLVPDAAALCHHLNLIRQLAGSGCFIIIIPRTVIDGLDRLKKENPGARDGIRFLESEFRKGNRYIRCQKESGRSFERDKLKRQDMEAWHLYKMVDSCRQLTVSQNNGDEDTAGMVTILTGQQVEELCSRSAAMKAAVQAASSAGMELKNIVEFYRQWKEIG; translated from the exons ATGAGTGGACCGGGACAGGACAGCGAGCCAGAGGCGAAGGTCCTTCTCATCAAGCGGCTTTACAG GGCTGTGGTGGAGTCTGTGCACAAACTGGATGTGATCATCGGCAGCAAAGCGTCCTACAGAGAGGTCTTCAAGCCGGAGAACATCAGCCTTCGCAACAA GCTGAGGGAGCTTTGTGTAAAACTGATGTTTCTCCATCCCGTCGACTACGGCCGTAAGGCTGAGGAGCTGCTCTGGAGGAAGGTCTACTACGAGGTCATCCAGGTCATCAAGACCAACAAGAAG CACATCCATAGTCGCAGTGCTTTGGAGTGTGCGTACCGTACGCACCTGATCGCCGGCGTGGGTTTCTACCAACACCTGCTGCTCTACATCCAGTCCCACTAccagctggagctgcaggagtgCATCGACTGGACCCACGTCACAGATCCGCTCATCG GTCGAAAGAAGCCAGTGTCAGCCACCCCCAAGGAGATGGAATGGGCACAGATGGCCTGTCATCGCTGTCTGGTCTACCTCGGAGATTTAG CCCGTTACCAGAATGAGCTTGCCGGAGTGGAGGCTGAGCAGCTGGCAGAGAGGTTTTACCATCAGGCCCTGTCTGTCATGCCACATGTGG GAATGCCTTTTAATCAACTGGGAACACTGGCAGGGAGCAAGTTCTACAACGTTGAAGCGACCTACTACTACCTACGCTG CATCCAATCAGAAGCCCCCTTCGAGGGCGCCTATGGCAACCTGAAGCGCCTGTTTGACAAAGCTGCCAAGATGTACCATCAAGTGAAGAAGCAAGAAATGAAGAAGCTGTCTCCATCTCGGCAAAG ATCTAAAGACATTAAGCGTCTCCTGGTGAGCTTCATGTATCTCCAGAGCCTCCTGCAGCCCAAGAACAG TCTGATGGAGACGGAGCTGACGTCGCTCTGCCAGTCGGTGCTGGAGGACTTCAACCTGGTGCTGTTCTACCTGCCGCCTCAACCACATGGTGGCACTCGCCACTCCCtcagcgaggaagaggaggagcagcagcacgcCGACAGCTCCTGCCCGGTGCTGCCTGACACCCTCGTCTTCAAGATGGTCGTCACTTGTCTGATGGTGGTTCACAGCCTGAAGAGGGGAG GATCGAAGCAGTACAGCGCATCCATAGCTTTTACTCTGGCCCTGTTCTCCCACCTGGTGAACCACGTGAACATCCGGCTGCAGGCGGAACTGGAGGAAGCGGAGAGCCAGGTGCCTCCACTTCAAACTGACGCCACAG ATGAACCGGACAAAGATTTGGCAGCTCCGCCGACGGAGCACTCTGAGGAGAAGCCTCTGCAGAATGGCTCTCTGGAgcaagaagatgatgaagaggaggaggaggcgaaaAATGCAGATGGCTGTGAAAGGGTCGGTGCCAAAAAGGAAAGCAGCGTGGAGGAACAGCGCAAGTCGGAAGAGGACAAAcagaggcagaagaagaagtaCACTCGTCTGTCTCGACTCCGCCGACGCCGCGTTGCACGCAAGGACACTCGAGGTGAGGACGAGAGCGACCTAAGTGAAGGCTTTGAGAgcgaagatgaagaagatgatgaagaagagaagggTGGCGGTGCTGATTCATCAGGTGGCACCGTGACAGGAACCCCCCTTAATTCTTCCACTGTTAGGAAGGAGGCTAAGAAAGCCCCCCAGGTTGAGGAGGGGAGCTGGGGCAGCggctcagaggaggaggaggaaggaggaacgGCGTTTGATGTAGAGACGGACTCGGACATGAACAGCCAGGAGTCTCGATCTGATTTGGAAGACATTGAAGACGCAGAGAGCGCAGACAACTTGGAGGCTCAGGCTCAGGAGcaccaggaggaagaggaagaccaaGAGCAACCCAAGGAAGAAGGAGGCGACAGGGATGGTGATACTCCTCCAACCACCAACGGGCCCCTCCTGCCCAGTGACTCCAGCATTAGCAGTAACCTCCAGGCCATGTCCTCGCAACTATTCCAGTCCAAGCGCTGCTTCCGTCTGGCACCGACCTTCAGCAACATGTTGTTGAGGCCTCAAGCTTCATCTTCCTCGGGTAATCCCACCCCTACTGACGCTTCTGCTCCCCCCTCCCAAGagactcctccacctcctcctcctcctggagaATCCCCCTGTGACATTACCCCCGGTACTGCCAACGGGACCAATGAACATG ACTTGGACTCTGATTCAGAAGATAGCCAGCACAGCGCTCCGTCAGTGCATAGCGAGAAAACCCTCTTGGAGAAGCTGGAGATCTTGACCAATCAGGGGTTGATCCAAGTGGTGAAAGTGTTCATTGACTGGCTGAGGACCAACACTGATATTATCCTCATGTGTGCACAG agttCTCAGAGTCTGTGGAACCGACTGTCTGTGCTGCTCAACCTGCTTCCAGATGGCAGCAAGATGCTCGAGGCTG AGCTTGGTCTGAATGCAGAGGTGACACAGCTGTTAAGTGAGTGTGAGCAGCCCGGGCTGGTCCAGAGTCTGCTGCTGCCCGAGGACTTGGCTCTGCGACACCTGCCTGCGCTCAGCGTCGCTCACCGTCGCCTCGACTTTACTCACCGCAACCCGTCCCTCAGCCCCCTGCAGGAG tgtgtcGTGCGAGTGTGTTGCATTCGTAGCTTCGGCCACTTCCTGACAAATCTCCAGGGCAACGTGCTGCACTTCAACCCGGAGGCGGGAATCTTCACCAGCATCAGCCAGTCCGAGCAGGACAATCTGGTGCAACAGGCAAAGGCCCAGTTCCGAATG GCCGAGGAGGAGGCTCGTCGAAATCGCTTAATGAGGGACATGGCTCAGCTTCGACTACAG TTGGAGGTGTCGCAGCTAGAGGGCAGCCTCCAGCAGCCCAAGGCCCAGTCGTCCATGTCTCCGTACCTGGTGCCAGACGCAGCTGCTCTCTGCCACCACCTGAACCTCATCCGACAGCTGGCCGGCAGCGGCTGCTTCATAATCATCATCCCGCGGACAG TAATTGATGGACTTGACCGACTGAAGAAGGAAAATCCCGGTGCGAGGGATGGGATCCGCTTCCTGGAGTCTGAATTCCGCAAAGGCAACAG GTACATACGTTGCCAGAAGGAGTCTGGTCGAAGTTTTGAAAGAGACAAACTGAAACGGCAGGACATGGAAGCCTG GCATCTGTACAAGATGGTGGACAGCTGTCGTCAGTTAACAGTCTCCCAGAACAACGGAGATGAAGATACAGCCGGCATGGTGACCATTCTCACCGGCCAGCAGGTGGAAGAGCTTTGCAGTCGGTCCGCAGCCATGAAG GCGGCGGTGCAGGCGGCGAGCTCGGCGGGCATGGAGCTGAAGAACATCGTGGAGTTCTACCGGCAGTGGAAGGAGATCGGCTGA